The DNA sequence atgtatacgtGTGTCTTTGATTATATATCAGCAGtgtaatatatttatgaaatgatATTAGGGTTATATAATTTACTTATTTAACTATGTAATCGCACATATCTATTATAACATTTTTGTAGTGTAGATCATATGCTTAAGGAAACTGATACTTAATATCTTGTATGATACTTGACCTCACTATTTTCCCATTTTCCTTCTGCTTGTTTGGTTAAAGGAAATTTATGCCAGCCACCAGAGGATCTACTTTCGCCAATACAAGCTCTCAAAAGGTATTAATATCTAGCTGTTCATTCGTCTGAATTGGTAGAAGGATTGCATTGATTCAAACTAACCATGGCTTCTCCTTCTCTGATTTTCTGCTAAGGCTGTTTTGAAAAGTAAGGAGACGAGCAAAGGGAAAAACGATACTTCTGGTATGGTCTACTTACAGTCTAGACTAGACTTGTATTTGAAACTTAAACTACTTATTTCAGAAATTCTATGATGAACTACTTTCCGTTTCTAGAAAAATCAAATTTGGGAAGAAGACCATTGACAGATGCCAGCATTACTAACAGCACATCTTCGAGGAGTCTGTTGCGAAATAGCTCCAAACCCTCGTAAGTATCACTCCGTTTCTTTAATTCTTTCTTCAAATTTCATTTTGACTTAATGTTTCACCAAGTATTAAGTAGCATTTTACGTTCATATAATATTTGTACTTATTATACTTGGATGCATATTAAATGCATGGCTATGTATTTGCAGATATTCAttgtataaatatacatataatattttaaagagGATAGGGGGGTCTTTATCTTGTGTGAAGCCTTCATTCTTGAACCAAGGGTTCCTATAAATAATTCATTGAAAATTTGTAGTTCATGAAATGAGAGAAATATTCTTTGTTACATGATGTACCTtctatgtattttttttgtatgcTTTTGAGTGAGTGATATGTTTTCTCAATCTTAATTTATCTTGCAAAAGCCTTTTTGTATAACTTTGACGGAAGTTGAAAATAACATCCTCACTGTTGTTTGATCCTTCGCTTGTTTTCGTATCTTTAGAGTATCAGCTACTGTGGGCTCTAGGACTGTAAATGtatcatcaaggaaatcatttCAGGTATAGATTTGTATTTCAACATTTTCAGTTTAGAATGCGTTGCTTACAAAATAATCACAGAAACTAGTACATTTACCTTCTGGTTCACATGTCTCCTGTTAAGTGTCATTTGAATGAGACTTGGGCTAGAAAAGAACTTATTTAATTCACGTGCCTagttaaaataattagttaaGTGCATAAAAAAGATGAGTGGATaaagttatattaaatattctCTTACTTTGTTAACTAAGAAAGGCTGGGAAAGTCAAGTTCCTGGTGAGAGGCTGGACATAGGGATAACCTTCAGAATTATGTATTTGATTTTCTATTTTTGGAAAACCATTGATTTGAATGGCAGCAATgcttacacacacacacacatatatatatcaatatatatgtacatacaaACCAAAAAATTGAATCAAATTAGACAAGCTTATATTGACCATATTCACAATCCTAATGATCTGTCACCATTTGCCTTGGAACTGTGAAGTAGCAGactataatttttatttgatttagcGGTCATTGAAAGTTTCTTCATTCACATTTGTCTAACTAGGATAAGTATGCAGGGAGGTATTAGTCAAGGTGATCCTGGTTATCATACTTCAAAGAAAGGTGATTTATTTCCTTTATAAATTTATGACCAGagtttgataaacatgtttCGGTTCTAACTTGCTTTTATAAGCAGTGCTTGTTAAAGATTTGAAGGTTCCCTCTGGTTACCAAAGGATCAAAGTCACTGGACAGGCTCATGGATCTCTTGTTGATTTAAATGGCAGGTCTGTTAAAGTTTCCTCAAACCAAAGACTAGTATGTAAGAATATTTGGGCAGTTCAAACATGTTTAACGGATATGTTTAATGTTTCAGGAGAACAACAAGGACTTCACTCATACCAACAAGGTTTGCaatttgattttatattattattattattatttttttttcagggggggGAAGATTGAATAAAATATACATCAGTTATTCATGTACTTCGTTGCCGtgaatttttttcttgaagGAAGTCTTTTCCTGTTTTAAAGAGGGAGGACCCAACAAATATCCTCAAGGTTATTCTCACATTACATCatagattaaaatattttttttccattaTCTTTTGTAATCATCTGTTGAAATTGTCGAGCCTGCTTGATTTTTTCTTCAGAACTTttatattttatcttcatcCTTTTGTAGGGAAATCCTGGAAGTTCTGGAAAAATAAACGAAAGTGAGTGTCTTGATTATAAACCAATATGCATTGTGCTTTGGAAGATTCTCACAAGTGTATTGCTTAGGATAGACCTTTCCAtgatgaaattttgaatttattgttggTTTCAGTTAAGGTCAAAGTTGGTGGGAAAGTAGTGCCCCGAGTAAGCAATGGAAGGACCCATCATTGGAAGAATCGAGTGAGTGACAACTTTGTAATAATGTAAGtatcaatgactttttcatctAAAAGATTATTTGGTTGCCGCTTAATGCAGCAAAGTTTTGTGCTGAGTAATTTTTAACAATGTATACTAGAGATCTATCTCGTTGTAGCAAATTCTTGAATGGATTATTAAGGAAGTCTGTAAAAGGCCATCTATTTATTATATCAAATTTATCAACTCTAAAATGTATTATCAGGAACCATGCAATCATGAATGTTATATCTAAATAGTGTGATTATTATTTATGATCACAGGGGTCAAAGTACTGTGGATTCTCGTACATTGTCAAGAAAATCTATTAGGGTATGGGTTCTTTTTACAGTTTATATatcttttcttctcaattacCATCTATCCTTTTGTGTTCCAGTTTGTGTAGATTTTGCAGTTTTTAAATTGGACGACAAACTAACTCCAATCAATGTGTTTTTTAGTCACTTTGTCTACATTGTTTCATTTGACTTGTGGAGCTGCTTTCTCAAATGTTTGCAGATCACCAATTATTGTTAAAAGAGAACAATATTAGTATCTAGTTATAGAATAAGTTGTTCATTTCACAAATGGATaagtttcttttcttattttgatACTTGCAGCATATcttgatattattattattataaattcatggcttaacatgtttattgtgtaaATGGATGGGCTACTTCAAATTGCAACAGAATGCTCATTGCTGTTGCTACATAAACTCCCCATTGCTATGCTCATTGTGACTAGGCTGCTTTCCCTTTCCAGTTAGCTGTCTTGTAGACTGTATATTAGTTGATTTGAGCATgcttctaataaataaatcaattttaatttgcGTCCTGTATTATCTTAAACTTTTTTCTGTGTTGCGGCTCTTAAGTGTCAAGTTAGAGTATCATTTTGGGAAAGAGTGATTCGTTACAAGTATGTTTAACCATATCAATTGCTTCACTGTTATGATCCAGCCAAGTGTGAAGGGTGCTCTAAAGACTTCTGATGACAAAAGGAATACAAGACCCAACATCACAAGGAATCTAGAAAAAGTTGTAACTATCGCTACAGCTGCATCAAAGAACATGGAGAGTGTAGCTTCTTCTCCTTCAAAAAATATAACACAAGAACCCACCCATGTACAGCTTCCATCTGATGTCGATAGCAAACCAAGTACATCAGATGTTACTATTACAAAGAAAGTTCCACGTCGAAGAAAATCCTACACATCTTCGTTAATGGAAGGATCAAAGGTTGAGATTATTGCTTTATATTggctttttttatttattttcttttcattcaTTTCAAATAACATGTTTAAGTTTGAACTGCAATCAGCTAATAGAAGAGCAACATGATGTTCTTAAGCAAGAAAGGCTACCAGACCTGGATGATGAGAGAAATCAGCTAGAAGTTGCAGACTATGTTGATGACATATATCAGTATTATTGGGTTATTGAGGTGATGGATTTTATCTCACTTTTCTGGAACCCTTTTTTcctattctttttcttttttgtgtaTGTGCTTATGTATTATCTACAATGTCGttgtaacctaaatttttctaccATTTCGTTTCCTTTAGCTGTAGATGAGAGTTTAACTCTTccttttttgaaagaaatgagcATTTCTATGTTTAGCTACATTATTGACGGTGaaatttattatcattattttgaGAGTTCACAAGATCTAGGTATCCAACCACTTGTCAATCACTGTAAATGTACCTTTAAGGCTATTTTTTTTAGCATTTTCACAAGAACAGAAATCCTTAAAAAAAAGTAACCAAAGCAATAATGAATATGCTACTTAGCTGTGAATCTTGACTTCTGGATTAGAAATATTGCATTGCAAGTGGATTTATATGATTAATTGACATAGCCTCCTATTAAATCTCAAGTTATTTTTGCTTTAGTATATCATGTTTCTTCTGAAGCTTTTCTTCTCACTCTCTCACCATTTGTGATAGGCAACCAGAAGCAATGTTGTATTGTTTATAATCTGTTGCAAGTTGCTGTTGGTATTTATTTGAGTACGTGGGCTATATTTTAGCTGAATAATTAGTTAGTTCCATTTGTTTATATTTGATTTATTCACtgactaaaaatatttttttgcagGCGCAAAATCCACCCCCAGCAAATTACATGTCAATTCAAATAGAAATTACACCTCATATGCGGGCTGTATTGATCAATTGGTTAATTGAAGTAATCATTTTAACTTTATGGATGTTTCTCTTTTCCCCTGGTCTTTGTTATCTGGTTCAGTTACTCAGTACTTTTCAAAATTGTTTTTATGATAACAGGTACACCTTAAATTTGATTTAATGCAAGAAACACTTTATCTCACGATTACGTTGTTAGATCGTTATCTTTCTCAAGTGGCAATAAAGAAGAATGAAATGCAGTTGGTTGGCCTTACAGCACTTCTACTTGCATCAAAGTATGAGGACTCATGGCAATGGATTCCAAGGGTACATATTTTTATCTAGTTCTCACACTAATCTTcacatttatcttttctagaaatccatttttctgatttttctatttttcatttCATTAAGGTAAAAGACTTGCTTAGCATATCAGCTGAATCATACACAAGGGAGCAGATGCTTGGAATGGTATGCATTATCATGTTGATTGAAATTCTTGTTGAAAATCTATGTTTTGAACTATTTATTATGCacgttttttgtaattttgtactGTTCATCTTTTAGCTGCTTATAGAATGAAACTAGACATTTGTTGATTGAAAAAGCTAATGAAACCGAAAATCCTCTTGTTGCTAGATGTCAAGTAGAGAATTCCTTTTCATATGATGCTTTT is a window from the Cannabis sativa cultivar Pink pepper isolate KNU-18-1 chromosome 1, ASM2916894v1, whole genome shotgun sequence genome containing:
- the LOC115704676 gene encoding putative cyclin-B3-1 isoform X2, which produces MKQNLLKKKAMEVDKAKLLTVPSVLGRAGTRNFKVYTEKEFSEVDSRTRKSIPVTKGSTLASTSSQKAVLTSVETNKGKNDSFGKAKFGRRPLADVSNVNNISSKNLVCNSSKPSKFMPATRGSTFANTSSQKAVLKSKETSKGKNDTSEKSNLGRRPLTDASITNSTSSRSLLRNSSKPSVSATVGSRTVNVSSRKSFQGGISQGDPGYHTSKKVLVKDLKVPSGYQRIKVTGQAHGSLVDLNGRRTTRTSLIPTRKSFPVLKREDPTNILKGNPGSSGKINEIKVKVGGKVVPRVSNGRTHHWKNRVSDNFVIMGQSTVDSRTLSRKSIRPSVKGALKTSDDKRNTRPNITRNLEKVVTIATAASKNMESVASSPSKNITQEPTHVQLPSDVDSKPSTSDVTITKKVPRRRKSYTSSLMEGSKLIEEQHDVLKQERLPDLDDERNQLEVADYVDDIYQYYWVIEAQNPPPANYMSIQIEITPHMRAVLINWLIEVHLKFDLMQETLYLTITLLDRYLSQVAIKKNEMQLVGLTALLLASKYEDSWQWIPRVKDLLSISAESYTREQMLGMEKLILKKLKFRLNTPTPYVFMLRFLKAAQSDAKLEHLAFYLIELCLVEYEALMFKPSLLCASAIYVARCTLKMAPHWTPLLCQHAHYEVSQLRECSEMLLQFQKAARLGQLQVIYEKYTRPERSGVAALKPLDKLPL
- the LOC115704676 gene encoding putative cyclin-B3-1 isoform X1 codes for the protein MKQNLLKKKAMEVDKVSQTSFDFLSSFPSLFLCFLFSKFTEFPFDLKPKAKLLTVPSVLGRAGTRNFKVYTEKEFSEVDSRTRKSIPVTKGSTLASTSSQKAVLTSVETNKGKNDSFGKAKFGRRPLADVSNVNNISSKNLVCNSSKPSKFMPATRGSTFANTSSQKAVLKSKETSKGKNDTSEKSNLGRRPLTDASITNSTSSRSLLRNSSKPSVSATVGSRTVNVSSRKSFQGGISQGDPGYHTSKKVLVKDLKVPSGYQRIKVTGQAHGSLVDLNGRRTTRTSLIPTRKSFPVLKREDPTNILKGNPGSSGKINEIKVKVGGKVVPRVSNGRTHHWKNRVSDNFVIMGQSTVDSRTLSRKSIRPSVKGALKTSDDKRNTRPNITRNLEKVVTIATAASKNMESVASSPSKNITQEPTHVQLPSDVDSKPSTSDVTITKKVPRRRKSYTSSLMEGSKLIEEQHDVLKQERLPDLDDERNQLEVADYVDDIYQYYWVIEAQNPPPANYMSIQIEITPHMRAVLINWLIEVHLKFDLMQETLYLTITLLDRYLSQVAIKKNEMQLVGLTALLLASKYEDSWQWIPRVKDLLSISAESYTREQMLGMEKLILKKLKFRLNTPTPYVFMLRFLKAAQSDAKLEHLAFYLIELCLVEYEALMFKPSLLCASAIYVARCTLKMAPHWTPLLCQHAHYEVSQLRECSEMLLQFQKAARLGQLQVIYEKYTRPERSGVAALKPLDKLPL